The Macaca thibetana thibetana isolate TM-01 chromosome 19, ASM2454274v1, whole genome shotgun sequence genome has a segment encoding these proteins:
- the C19H19orf38 gene encoding protein HIDE1 isoform X2, which yields MSFLEELAGSLGPLWPLPDFPAKRGGEMPWTILLLAAGSLAIPRPSIRLVPPHPSNQEDPIHIACMAPGNFLGANFTLYRGGQVVQILQAHGDQRGVTFNLNGSSSEASGEPFHCQYGVLGELSQPQLSDLSEPVNVSFPVPTWILVLSLSLAGAVFLLAGLVAVVLVVRRVKLKNLQKKRDRESCWAQINFNSPDMSFDNSLFTVSGKTMPEEDPATLDDHSGTTATPSNSRTRKRPTSTSSSPEIPEFSTFRACQ from the exons GAGGAGTTGGCAGGGAGCCTTGGGCCCCTCTGGCCTCTGCCGGATTTCCCAGCCAAACGCGGGGGAGAGATGCCCTGGACCATCTTGCTTCTTGCAGCTG GCTCCTTGGCGATCCCACGACCGTCCATCCGGCTGGTGCCCCCGCACCCAAGCAACCAAGAGGACCCCATCCACATCGCATGCATGGCCCCTGGGAACTTCCTGGGGGCGAATTTCACACTGTATCGAGGGGGGCAGGTGGTCCAGATCCTGCAGGCCCACGGAGACCAGCGCGGGGTGACATTTAACCTGAATGGCAGCAGCAGCGAGGCTTCAGGGGAACCCTTCCACTGCCAGTATGGAGTGTTAGGCGAGCTCAGCCAGCCCCAGCTGTCAGACCTCAGCGAGCCCGTGAACGTCTCCTTTCCAG TGCCCACTTGGATCTTGGTGCTCTCCCTGAGCCTGGCTGGTGCCGTCTTCCTCCTCGCTGGGCTGGTGGCTGTTGTCCTGGTGGTCAGAAGAG TTAAACTCaaaaatttacagaagaaaag AGATCGAGAATCCTGCTGGGCCCAGATTAACTTCAACAGCCCAG aCATGTCCTTCGATAACTCCCTGTTTACCGTCTCTGGG AAAACGATGCCAGAAGAAGACCCGGCCACCTTGGATGATCACTCAGGCACCACTGCCACCCCCAGCAACTCCAGGACCCGGAAGAGACCCACTTCTACGTCCTCCTCGCCTGAGATCCCGGAATTCAGCACTTTCCGGGCCTGCCAGTGA
- the C19H19orf38 gene encoding protein HIDE1 isoform X1 produces MFGEGVGRGESPFQCSSLCVQLPASEETLSLRISPGSPFPDLASQEELAGSLGPLWPLPDFPAKRGGEMPWTILLLAAGSLAIPRPSIRLVPPHPSNQEDPIHIACMAPGNFLGANFTLYRGGQVVQILQAHGDQRGVTFNLNGSSSEASGEPFHCQYGVLGELSQPQLSDLSEPVNVSFPVPTWILVLSLSLAGAVFLLAGLVAVVLVVRRVKLKNLQKKRDRESCWAQINFNSPDMSFDNSLFTVSGKTMPEEDPATLDDHSGTTATPSNSRTRKRPTSTSSSPEIPEFSTFRACQ; encoded by the exons ATgtttggggaaggggtggggagaggagagagtcCCTTTCAGTGCTCAAGCCTGTGTGTGCAACTTCCTGCCAGTGAGGAAACTCTCAGCTTGAGAATCAGCCCTGGTTCTCCTTTCCCCGATCTGGCCTCACAGGAGGAGTTGGCAGGGAGCCTTGGGCCCCTCTGGCCTCTGCCGGATTTCCCAGCCAAACGCGGGGGAGAGATGCCCTGGACCATCTTGCTTCTTGCAGCTG GCTCCTTGGCGATCCCACGACCGTCCATCCGGCTGGTGCCCCCGCACCCAAGCAACCAAGAGGACCCCATCCACATCGCATGCATGGCCCCTGGGAACTTCCTGGGGGCGAATTTCACACTGTATCGAGGGGGGCAGGTGGTCCAGATCCTGCAGGCCCACGGAGACCAGCGCGGGGTGACATTTAACCTGAATGGCAGCAGCAGCGAGGCTTCAGGGGAACCCTTCCACTGCCAGTATGGAGTGTTAGGCGAGCTCAGCCAGCCCCAGCTGTCAGACCTCAGCGAGCCCGTGAACGTCTCCTTTCCAG TGCCCACTTGGATCTTGGTGCTCTCCCTGAGCCTGGCTGGTGCCGTCTTCCTCCTCGCTGGGCTGGTGGCTGTTGTCCTGGTGGTCAGAAGAG TTAAACTCaaaaatttacagaagaaaag AGATCGAGAATCCTGCTGGGCCCAGATTAACTTCAACAGCCCAG aCATGTCCTTCGATAACTCCCTGTTTACCGTCTCTGGG AAAACGATGCCAGAAGAAGACCCGGCCACCTTGGATGATCACTCAGGCACCACTGCCACCCCCAGCAACTCCAGGACCCGGAAGAGACCCACTTCTACGTCCTCCTCGCCTGAGATCCCGGAATTCAGCACTTTCCGGGCCTGCCAGTGA
- the C19H19orf38 gene encoding protein HIDE1 isoform X3, with protein sequence MFGEGVGRGESPFQCSSLCVQLPASEETLSLRISPGSPFPDLASQEELAGSLGPLWPLPDFPAKRGGEMPWTILLLAAGSLAIPRPSIRLVPPHPSNQEDPIHIACMAPGNFLGANFTLYRGGQVVQILQAHGDQRGVTFNLNGSSSEASGEPFHCQYGVLGELSQPQLSDLSEPVNVSFPVPTWILVLSLSLAGAVFLLAGLVAVVLVVRRVKLKNLQKKRHVLR encoded by the exons ATgtttggggaaggggtggggagaggagagagtcCCTTTCAGTGCTCAAGCCTGTGTGTGCAACTTCCTGCCAGTGAGGAAACTCTCAGCTTGAGAATCAGCCCTGGTTCTCCTTTCCCCGATCTGGCCTCACAGGAGGAGTTGGCAGGGAGCCTTGGGCCCCTCTGGCCTCTGCCGGATTTCCCAGCCAAACGCGGGGGAGAGATGCCCTGGACCATCTTGCTTCTTGCAGCTG GCTCCTTGGCGATCCCACGACCGTCCATCCGGCTGGTGCCCCCGCACCCAAGCAACCAAGAGGACCCCATCCACATCGCATGCATGGCCCCTGGGAACTTCCTGGGGGCGAATTTCACACTGTATCGAGGGGGGCAGGTGGTCCAGATCCTGCAGGCCCACGGAGACCAGCGCGGGGTGACATTTAACCTGAATGGCAGCAGCAGCGAGGCTTCAGGGGAACCCTTCCACTGCCAGTATGGAGTGTTAGGCGAGCTCAGCCAGCCCCAGCTGTCAGACCTCAGCGAGCCCGTGAACGTCTCCTTTCCAG TGCCCACTTGGATCTTGGTGCTCTCCCTGAGCCTGGCTGGTGCCGTCTTCCTCCTCGCTGGGCTGGTGGCTGTTGTCCTGGTGGTCAGAAGAG TTAAACTCaaaaatttacagaagaaaag aCATGTCCTTCGATAA